A window of the Candidatus Limnocylindrales bacterium genome harbors these coding sequences:
- a CDS encoding AAA domain-containing protein, with the protein MEKFKALTPTILGQYIYHNCERQVYYHLLPDEDPRKPVKVEMDSRLRVRGLEHEKRVLQWYYRQGLQIVEVKGPDAAEQTRELIREGKADLIYQAYLYPAGLFRQVYAHLPVMVHGYPDLLKKRTDKTTPDGHAIYEVGDIKASLQPKLYQKYQVTLYSHLLYFTYRSLYPGETLYYPERGFIVPLPNSNPQEVGNSGSEVWDPGLYSEESFDLEPFRYALEDVFKEIARILSKDLQEAAWHLDFKCGSCGYFKHCQEEARRKADLSLIPFLRRSQKRRLLRDGITTVDQAATSLDPSAYREDWILSRSARQIQLHAQALKENRIIVKESVSHLIPHNIQVEIYIQVDTDPVQQILYLYGLLVRESGKEDRLEIFLASRPEEERQTFERFLICLHQIWKDCQDQGKMAHIFLYDSYEKRQLQRIWEKYFLGEWEKGGTEEWGSGRMGELRTLLQQLIFNAQGHYANLHQVLQQTLALPVESAYTLPQVARVLGYSEPGLQFDENPESLSLPQLYWQTTDPIQRSQYQDQMLARVAFNLLATAHIYGYLRSTLTWPRAKTSMALEPLPGEWTSLKGKLLTFLKTERDLKIQEIRQFQRLSVSERVAQYRCIAMLKFLNTQILPSGRQGYVFSYGASGAQSKFRDNEFLRLNPMGPVQGLNSELRISNSLQGGQSVILVRNDPRKLQLVLIPRGKGPLVIDPQARYTLDEDLDDFTFSKVWHAVNRAFSENSPFNFFDLLNGKYGGKENTSFRSQAMAWMEPLRKVLDFDSSQEQAFLLPFTYDLSLIQGPPGTGKTHVLAWILIAQILLAQREQRPLRILVSAGSHKAINNVLSKVASHLNTFMGGQALCPLYKLNSAGGEAEELNPEIELSNSRQGVRVQEIGRWGRLFPQDPYYILGATPQGIYSAVKDKNYWTSGDAFESLFDLVVFDEASQVTVPLAILAMLYGKGRFLFVGDENQMPPIVQGTYPEEEYYHRSIFEYLKSRTGYRSCTVMLTQTRRMNKELTEFPSLTFYYNRLKPHPQNAQLKLPTLKSEVQSPKLETPKDPKPWASRIDEILDPLKPVVLVEMFDDLSQQRNLLEAELIVDLTRRLVLDYQIPPQNLAIITPHRAQNNEIITRLTGLFQTQQIEMEERLTLSLPLVDTVERIQGQEREVILISLTASDPDYILAESEFLLSPNRLNVALTRAARKLIVIGSQTVFQVRPEEESLLRRAMFLKKFRRFCERKKAIVSLLEPHRQTLPP; encoded by the coding sequence GTGGAAAAATTTAAGGCTTTAACTCCTACTATTCTCGGACAGTATATTTACCATAACTGTGAACGCCAGGTCTATTATCACCTGCTTCCCGACGAGGATCCAAGAAAACCGGTTAAAGTAGAAATGGACTCCCGGTTGAGGGTCCGGGGTTTAGAACATGAGAAGAGGGTTCTTCAATGGTACTATCGCCAGGGACTTCAGATCGTAGAGGTGAAAGGGCCTGATGCAGCAGAGCAGACCCGGGAACTGATTCGAGAAGGAAAAGCAGATCTCATTTATCAGGCCTACCTCTATCCGGCAGGTTTATTTCGACAGGTTTATGCCCATCTTCCGGTCATGGTGCACGGTTATCCCGACCTACTCAAAAAACGGACCGATAAAACCACCCCTGATGGGCATGCAATCTATGAAGTCGGGGATATCAAAGCCAGTCTGCAACCCAAACTTTATCAGAAATATCAGGTGACCCTGTACTCCCACCTTCTCTATTTCACCTATCGAAGTCTCTATCCTGGAGAAACCCTTTACTATCCAGAGCGCGGCTTTATCGTTCCACTTCCAAATTCTAATCCACAGGAAGTGGGGAACTCAGGATCAGAGGTCTGGGACCCGGGGCTTTATTCGGAGGAAAGCTTTGATCTGGAGCCTTTTCGTTATGCCCTGGAAGATGTTTTTAAGGAAATTGCCCGAATTCTTTCCAAAGATCTCCAAGAAGCGGCCTGGCATCTGGACTTTAAATGCGGGTCATGCGGATATTTTAAGCATTGTCAGGAAGAAGCCCGGAGAAAGGCCGATCTTTCTCTTATCCCGTTTCTACGCCGATCACAGAAGCGAAGGCTTCTCCGGGATGGAATCACAACGGTTGATCAGGCGGCAACCTCTCTGGATCCAAGCGCTTATCGAGAAGATTGGATTCTTTCCCGTTCTGCCAGGCAGATTCAGCTCCATGCCCAGGCTTTAAAGGAAAATCGGATTATCGTTAAAGAATCAGTTTCCCATCTGATCCCCCATAATATCCAGGTAGAGATATATATCCAGGTAGACACAGATCCCGTGCAACAGATCCTTTATCTGTACGGCCTTTTAGTTCGGGAATCTGGAAAAGAAGATCGGCTCGAGATATTTTTAGCTTCCCGTCCTGAAGAAGAAAGGCAAACCTTTGAACGCTTCTTAATCTGCCTACATCAAATCTGGAAGGATTGTCAGGATCAGGGAAAGATGGCCCATATTTTTCTTTATGACAGCTACGAAAAGCGACAGTTACAAAGGATTTGGGAGAAGTACTTTTTAGGAGAGTGGGAGAAGGGGGGGACAGAGGAATGGGGAAGCGGAAGGATGGGAGAGTTGAGAACTTTACTTCAACAGCTTATTTTTAATGCCCAGGGTCACTATGCAAATCTTCATCAGGTCTTGCAACAAACCCTTGCCTTACCCGTGGAATCTGCCTATACCCTTCCCCAGGTTGCCCGGGTTCTTGGTTATTCGGAACCCGGTCTTCAGTTTGATGAAAACCCTGAATCTCTCTCCCTTCCGCAATTGTACTGGCAAACAACAGATCCCATTCAACGAAGCCAGTATCAGGATCAGATGCTGGCCCGTGTGGCTTTCAACCTCCTGGCAACAGCCCATATTTATGGGTATCTTAGATCTACCCTGACATGGCCTCGAGCCAAGACCTCCATGGCTTTGGAACCGCTTCCCGGGGAGTGGACTTCCTTGAAAGGAAAGCTTTTGACCTTTCTTAAAACCGAGAGAGACCTCAAAATTCAGGAAATCCGGCAGTTTCAACGACTTTCGGTAAGTGAACGGGTAGCCCAGTATCGCTGCATTGCCATGCTTAAATTTCTTAACACTCAAATACTTCCTTCCGGAAGACAGGGCTATGTCTTCTCCTATGGTGCCTCGGGGGCCCAGTCGAAGTTTCGGGATAATGAATTTTTGAGGCTCAATCCCATGGGGCCGGTTCAGGGTTTAAACTCCGAACTTCGGATTTCGAACTCCCTTCAGGGAGGTCAGAGTGTGATCCTCGTCCGGAACGATCCTCGAAAACTCCAATTGGTCCTGATACCCAGAGGAAAAGGGCCTCTGGTCATAGATCCCCAGGCCCGGTATACCTTGGATGAAGATCTGGATGACTTTACCTTTTCTAAAGTCTGGCATGCGGTGAACCGGGCATTTTCTGAAAACTCGCCCTTTAATTTCTTTGATCTTCTTAATGGCAAATATGGTGGGAAAGAAAATACTTCTTTCCGGAGCCAGGCCATGGCCTGGATGGAACCCTTGAGAAAGGTTCTTGATTTCGATTCCTCTCAGGAACAGGCCTTTCTTCTCCCCTTTACATACGATCTTTCCCTTATTCAGGGGCCTCCCGGGACCGGAAAAACCCACGTTCTTGCCTGGATTCTTATCGCCCAGATACTCCTCGCCCAGCGCGAGCAACGTCCTTTGCGGATCTTGGTAAGCGCAGGTTCTCATAAGGCCATTAACAACGTTTTAAGTAAAGTGGCTTCCCATTTGAATACCTTTATGGGAGGTCAGGCCCTCTGTCCCCTTTACAAGCTTAACTCTGCCGGAGGGGAAGCCGAGGAATTAAACCCAGAAATCGAACTATCCAATTCCAGACAGGGTGTTAGAGTCCAGGAAATCGGACGATGGGGAAGGCTTTTTCCTCAGGATCCCTACTATATTTTAGGCGCCACCCCTCAGGGGATTTACTCGGCTGTTAAGGACAAGAACTACTGGACTTCGGGAGACGCATTTGAATCCCTCTTTGACCTGGTAGTTTTCGATGAAGCCTCTCAAGTCACGGTTCCTCTGGCCATCTTAGCCATGTTATACGGCAAAGGCAGATTTCTATTTGTGGGGGATGAAAATCAAATGCCGCCCATTGTACAGGGAACCTATCCCGAGGAAGAGTATTACCATCGCTCTATTTTTGAGTATCTTAAAAGTCGAACCGGTTATCGATCCTGTACGGTAATGCTGACCCAGACCCGTCGAATGAATAAAGAATTGACTGAATTCCCCAGTCTAACTTTCTATTACAACCGCCTCAAACCTCATCCCCAGAACGCCCAACTCAAGCTTCCAACTCTAAAGTCTGAGGTTCAAAGCCCCAAATTGGAGACCCCGAAGGATCCTAAGCCCTGGGCTTCCCGGATAGACGAAATCTTGGATCCCCTCAAACCGGTGGTACTTGTCGAAATGTTTGACGATCTCTCTCAGCAACGAAATCTCCTGGAAGCTGAACTCATCGTTGATCTGACCCGGCGGTTGGTTCTGGATTATCAAATCCCCCCTCAGAATTTGGCTATTATCACGCCCCATCGGGCCCAAAACAATGAAATCATAACCCGACTGACCGGGCTCTTCCAAACCCAACAGATCGAAATGGAGGAACGCCTGACTCTATCCTTACCCCTGGTGGATACAGTAGAGCGTATCCAGGGACAGGAACGAGAGGTCATTCTTATTTCCCTTACCGCTTCAGATCCTGACTACATCCTGGCCGAATCGGAATTCCTCCTCAGCCCCAATCGATTGAATGTGGCCTTAACCCGTGCCGCCCGGAAGCTTATTGTGATCGGTAGTCAAACGGTATTCCAGGTTCGTCCGGAAGAAGAATCTCTTTTAAGACGGGCGATGTTTTTAAAAAAATTCAGACGCTTCTGTGAACGGAAAAAAGCCATCGTTTCTCTGCTAGAACCTCACCGGCAGACCCTCCCCCCCTAA